The following coding sequences are from one Rutidosis leptorrhynchoides isolate AG116_Rl617_1_P2 chromosome 11, CSIRO_AGI_Rlap_v1, whole genome shotgun sequence window:
- the LOC139874300 gene encoding uncharacterized protein, producing MNIEAIDYLNKKRLKSLVFKVDFEKAFDSLNWDFLLEMMKRMGFGERWRRWLLACLKSSSISILVNGSPTNEFPIERGVRQGDPLSPFLFIIAAEGLNLLTKNAIDGALFKGVEIGYDIEKLGVNFSNSFFKQIGNGIDTTFWEETWLGDKPLKNVFGRLFRLEADQQAAVSDRITWARGSWHANWSWVRMPSVRACDELQELSSLLNSYPKQGLTKDSWNWKLAANGIFATRKLSGLIDDMLLRDNRTRHETLRNFLVPLKVEIFIWRVLNGRIPVRIELDKRGIDLDSVRCPLCDDNVESTDHSMFFCRLSMDIWDMVYKWWNLGAVSNLSINEAFRGKCIRSLSVMGSFIWQAVE from the exons AAAGTTGACTTTGAAAAGGCTTTTGACAGTCTAAATTGGGATTTTTTGTTGGAAATGATGAAAAGAATGGGATTTGGGGAACGATGGAGGAGATGGCTATTAGCTTGCCTTAAATCGAGTTCTATTTCTATCCTCGTGAACGGCTCTCCAACAAATGAATTCCCTATCGAGAGAGGAGTCCGACAAGGTGATCCTCTATCACCTTTCCTTTTTATCATTGCGGCGGAAGGTTTAAATCTGCTAACCAAAAATGCAATTGATGGTGCACTATTTAAAGGTGTTGAAATTG GTTATGACATTGAGAAGCTAGGCGTTAATTTCAGCAACTCCTTCTTCAAACAGATTGGCAACGGTATCGACACAACCTTTTGGGAAGAAACTTGGTTAGGGGATAAACCTCTAAAAAACGTGTTTGGACGTCTTTTTCGGCTGGAGGCTGATCAACAAGCTGCTGTTAGTGATCGTATTACATGGGCAAGAGGTTCTTGGCATGCTAACTGGAGCTGGGTCAGGATGCCTTCTGTACGAGCATGTGATGAACTACAGGAGCTCTCTTCGCTACTGAACTCGTACCCGAAACAAGGCTTGACAAAGGACTCGTGGAATTGGAAGCTGGCTGCAAATGGTATCTTCGCCACAAGGAAACTCTCGGGGTTAATTGATGACATGCTGCTTCGAGATAACAGAACGCGACATGAGACGTTACGTAACTTTCTTGTTCCATTGAAAGTGGAAATCTTCATATGGCGGGTATTAAACGGTAGGATTCCGGTTCGTATCGAGCTTGACAAAAGAGGTATAGATCTAGACTCCGTTAGATGCCCCTTGTGTGATGACAACGTCGAGTCAACCGACCACTCAATGTTCTTTTGCCGGTTATCGATGGATATTTGGGATATGGTATATAAGTGGTGGAATCTAGGTGCGGTTTCCAATCTAAGTATCAATGAAGCGTTTCGAGGCAAATGTATTCGTTCTCTCTCGGTGATGGGCTCTTTCATTTGGCAAGCCGTTGAGTGA
- the LOC139877344 gene encoding uncharacterized protein translates to MGIFLVFFPEEKHFNSSTPSSSTTSPFKSPTINSILKRTNSSQIFTRTQSTISICALLIFVTLVLFTLSSFEPNNDFITTHRRFLTQKHHHGFHTQAKPNSNSPALQGLGTLYTRGTTLMNELVICHVTHQVTKKELKLFIKTFHRSGLASKSDLLFIFDSVTTIDSFDDIIREENDVFLKLVEMYKQELGNGSKVIDFPASFDVTRFVKPGSEPDKGEPIWGRRGKGYNSSSGIGDVTELTRTNYGSVVGFGIGELDPENSLSGFLDHAPFSLRRWASYPMILGRVRRKFKKIILVDVKEVLLLGDPFTRVKSHSPESIFLYSIHSRKNNKGHRKVINPAAIYGGERGVRRLSAAILTEIVRSTTRQHQSKKNSITESGLLSQLVGNDFLQKSIHFVVSTESIPEAPISLSGVEIAKPTVVLRRGNSNLDTGEVIMKHICSFSIDASVYTDC, encoded by the coding sequence ATGGGTATATTCTTAGTATTTTTTCCAGaagaaaaacactttaattcttcaacaccatcatcatcaacaacatcacCATTTAAATCACCAACAATAAACTCCATTTTAAAACGTACAAATTCAAGTCAAATTTTTACACGAACACAATCCACAATTTCCATTTGTGCACTTTTAATATTTGTCACACTTGTTTTATTCACACTTTCATCATTTGAACCAAACAATGATTTCATCACAACACATAGAAGATTTCTCACTCAAAAACATCACCATGGTTTTCACACACAAGCAAAACCCAACTCAAATTCGCCAGCTTTACAAGGATTAGGAACTTTGTACACACGTGGCACTACTCTCATGAATGAGCTTGTGATTTGTCACGTGACTCACCAAGTGACCAAGAAAGAACTCAAATTGTTCATTAAAACGTTTCATCGATCTGGGTTAGCTTCAAAATCGGATCTTTTGTTTATATTTGATTCAGTTACAACTATAGATTCGTTTGATGATATAATTCGTGAAGAAAATGATGTTTTCTTGAAGCTTGTTGAAATGTATAAGCAGGAATTGGGTAATGGGAGTAAAGTTATTGACTTTCCGGCGAGTTTTGACGTGACCCGGTTCGTAAAACCCGGGTCGGAACCGGATAAAGGAGAACCCATTTGGGGTCGGAGAGGTAAAGGTTATAATTCGAGTTCTGGTATTGGTGATGTGACCGAGTTAACTCGGACGAATTATGGGTCAGTGGTTGGTTTTGGAATTGGAGAGCTTGACCCGGAAAATTCATTATCCGGGTTTTTGGATCATGCTCCATTCAGTTTAAGAAGATGGGCTTCTTACCCGATGATTTTGGGTCGGGTTCGCCggaaatttaaaaaaataattctTGTTGATGTAAAAGAAGTTTTACTACTCGGTGACCCATTTACACGAGTCAAGTCTCACTCACCGGAGTCAATTTTTTTATATTCAATTCACAGCCGGAAAAATAACAAAGGCCACCGGAAAGTTATCAATCCGGCGGCGATTTACGGTGGTGAACGCGGTGTACGTAGGTTATCCGCCGCAATATTGACTGAGATTGTCCGGTCAACGACACGTCAGCACCAAAGTAAAAAGAATTCAATTACTGAGTCGGGTTTACTGAGTCAACTTGTGGGAAATGACTTTTTGCAAAAAAGTATACATTTTGTGGTTTCAACCGAGTCAATACCAGAAGCACCGATTTCACTCAGTGGAGTGGAAATAGCAAAACCTACAGTTGTACTACGGCGTGGAAATAGTAATTTAGATACCGGTGAAGTTATTATGAAGCATATTTGTTCATTTTCAATAGACGCCTCGGTCTACACGGATTGTTGA
- the LOC139874301 gene encoding villin-2-like, translated as MATAKAIEPAFQGVGSRPGLEIWRIENFQPVPLPKSEFGKFYSGDSYVVLQTSHGRGGAGVFTYAIHFWLGKDTSQDEAGTAAIKAVELDAVLGGRAVQHREVQNHESEKFLSYFKPCIVPLEGGVKSGFKTPEEGEVETRLYICKGKRVVHMKQVPFSRSVLNHDDVFILDTKDKIFQFNGANSNLQERARALEAIQVLKDKYHEGTCDVAIVDDGKLQAEGDSGEFWVIFGGFAPIGKKVLTDDDIVPDRTPGKLYSIVGGQVADPIEEYSKSTFETDKCYLMDCGAEVFVWVGRATQVDDRKAATQAAEEFITSNNRPKATLVTRLIQGYETHAFKSNFDSWPSSTIAPAAENRGKVAENRGKVSALLKQQQGFGQKGKDKNTPPVEEVVPPLLEGNGKLEVWSIDGGAKNPVASEDVGKFYCGDCYIVLYSYHSREKKEDYYLCYWIGKNSTEEDQNTAAKLTTSMFNSLKGRPVQGRIYQDKEPPQFIALFQPMVVFKGGLSSSYKSHIAEQGLTDETYSPDSAAVIRILGTAVHNNKAAQLDPVATSLNSYECFVIHSGNHLYIWQGTQSTYEQQQWAAKMAEFVKPGVTAKYQKEGTESATFWLALGGKEDFTSNKVSLETIRDPHLFAFSLYKGFIKSEEVYNFDQDDLLPEDILILDTHAEVFVWVGHAVDAKEKKNALDLGQKYVEWAENLDGLSPHVPLYKVMDGYEPTFFTTYFSWEPAKTLIHGNAFQKKITILFGAGHDEGQGNKGDGATQRASAMAALNSAFQSTPGGGKGSSSKGPSSGSSQRRAAVAALSGVIADPKIDEPEPVASPEKPEEAPEEAPEEPSEPAPEEDDGEPKVEIEEDENGILSSQSTFTYEQVRVKSENPVPGIDLKRREAYLSVEEFESVLGMSKEDFYRLPKWKQDQTKKKVDLF; from the exons ATGGCTACTGCAAAAGCTATTGAACCTGCATTCCAAGGAGTTGGTTCGAGACC AGGGCTCGAAATATGGAGAATCGAAAATTTTCAACCCGTACCTTTACCAAAATCTGAATTCGGTAAATTTTACTCTGGCGATTCATACGTTGTCTTGCAG ACTTCTCATGGTAGAGGAGGTGCAGGCGTTTTCACATACGCTATACACTTTTGGTTGGGTAAAGATACTAGCCAg GATGAAGCTGGAACAGCAGCAATAAAAGCTGTGGAGCTCGATGCGGTTCTTGGTGGTCGTGCAGTACAACATCGAGAAGTACAAAATCACGAATCCGAaaagtttttatcgtatttcaaacCGTGTATTGTACCACTTGAAGGTGGTGTTAAATCAGGATTCAAAACACCCGAAGAAGGAGAAGTTGAAACACGGTTGTATATATGCAAAGGAAAACGCGTTGTTCATATGAAACAG GTCCCATTTTCTCGATCTGTGCTGAATCATGATGATGTGTTTATTTTGGACACTAAAGATAAGATCTTTCAATTCAACGGTGCAAATTCAAATCTTCAAGAACGGGCTAGAGCGTTGGAGGCAATTCAGGTGTTGAAGGACAAATATCATGAAGGAACATGTGATGTTGCTATAGTTG ATGATGGAAAGTTACAAGCCGAGGGCGATTCGGGTGAATTTTGGGTTATTTTTGGTGGATTTGCTCCGATCGGCAAGAAGGTCTTGACGGACGATGACATCGTTCCCGATAGGACTCCCGGAAAACTTTATAG CATTGTTGGAGGCCAAGTTGCAGATCCAATCGAAGAATATTCAAAATCGACTTTTGAAACGGATAAATGTTATCTAATGGACTGTGGTGCAGAGGTGTTCGTTTGGGTTGGTAGAGCAACACAGGTGGATGATAGAAAAGCTGCCACACAAGCTGCTGAG GAGTTTATCACAAGTAATAATCGGCCAAAAGCCACCCTTGTAACCCGACTAATTCAAGGTTATGAGACACATGCATTCAAGTCAAACTTTGACTCATGGCCATCATCAACAATCGCACCTGCAGCCGAAAATCGAGGAAAAGTGGCTGAAAATAGAGGAAAAGTATCAG CTCTGTTAAAGCAACAACAAGGGTTTGGGCAAAAAGGGAAAGATAAAAATACTCCACCAGTGGAGGAAGTTGTTCCGCCGTTGCTTGAAGGAAACGGAAAACTTGAG GTGTGGTCAATTGACGGTGGGGCCAAGAATCCTGTAGCCAGTGAGGACGTCGGTAAATTTTACTGTGGAGATTGCTACATTGTTCTTTATAGTTACCATTCTAGAGAGAAAAAGGAGGACTATTATCTGTGTTATTGGATTGGAAAAAACAGCACAGag GAGGACCAAAACACAGCTGCGAAGCTAACTACATCGATGTTCAACTCATTGAAGGGGAGACCTGTTCAG GGAAGAATCTATCAAGACAAAGAACCACCACAGTTTATTGCTCTTTTTCAGCCTATGGTAGTTTTTAAG GGTGGATTAAGCTCGAGCTATAAAAGTCATATTGCTGAACAAGGATTAACCGATGAAACCTACAGTCCAGATAGTGCAGCAGTTATTCGAATATTGGGAACAGCAGTACACAATAATAAAGCAGCTCAACTTGATCCT GTGGCAACGTCTTTGAATTCGTATGAATGCTTCGTTATACATTCGGGTAACCACCTATACATCTGGCAAGGAACCCAAAGTACTTATGAGCAACAACAATGGGCCGCCAAAATGGCTGAATTTGTGAAG CCCGGGGTAACAGCAAAATATCAAAAAGAAGGAACCGAAAGTGCAACTTTTTGGCTTGCTCTTGGCGGTAAAGAAGATTTTACGAGCAACAAAGTATCACTCGAGACTATTAGAGATCCTCACTTGTTTGCATTCTCACtctataaaggttttataaaa AGTGAAGAAGTTTACAACTTTGATCAAGATGACTTGTTGCCTGAGGATATCTTAATATTAGATACACATGCTGAGGTGTTCGTTTGGGTGGGTCATGCGGTTGACGCAAAAGAGAAGAAAAATGCTCTTGATCTTGGTCAG AAATACGTTGAATGGGCTGAAAATCTTGACGGATTGTCGCCACATGTGCCGTTATACAAAGTTATGGACGGATACGAACCTACATTCTTCACAACATATTTCTCATGGGAACCTGCAAAAACATTA ATTCATGGAAATGCATTCCAAAAGAAGATTACAATACTGTTTGGTGCAGGCCATGATGAG GGTCAAGGAAATAAAGGTGATGGAGCAACCCAACGAGCTTCAGCCATGGCAGCATTGAACTCCGCTTTTCAATCGACCCCGGGTGGTGGTAAAGGTAGTTCATCGAAAGGACCGAGCAGTGGGTCTTCACAAAGACGAGCTGCGGTTGCGGCTTTATCGGGAGTTATTGCTGACCCAAAAATCGATGAACCCGAACCTGTTGCCTCACCTG AAAAGCCCGAAGAAGCACCCGAAGAAGCTCCTGAAGAACCATCTGAACCAGCACCCGAAGAAGATGATGGAGAACCGAAAGTAGAAATCGAGGAGGACGAAAACGGTATTTTATCTAGTCAATCTACTTTCACCTATGAACAAGTCAGGGTTAAATCAGAAAACCCCGTTCCCGGAATCGACCTTAAGAGGAGAGAG GCTTATCTTTCAGTCGAAGAATTTGAGTCTGTGCTTGGGATGTCAAAAGAAGACTTCTATCGGTTGCCAAAATGGAAACAAGATCAAACCAAGAAAAAAGTCGATCTCTTTTAA
- the LOC139877307 gene encoding uncharacterized protein, producing the protein MEGSVNGATDLSSEMEVDAFRRLFPLRFHERHLIESVRPDARPLTKARDTSLALGAVASADGSALAKIGCTTMLAAIKMEVMTPAKETPDEGCIAIEFHMPAICSPIVRPGRPAEAAPVVSKQLSDTIISSGMIDLKELSLVSGKAAWMAYLDIYCLDDDGALFDAALFAAVAAFSHLQIPVVSLNDDGRIVVVSKDNEGDKVKNEPVNEEKRKLKLTNVPFGLTCILHKKYILADPTAEEESIMETMITIVLDSSYQLVSFYKPGGPGLAFESVIQDCIALSRQRVKELHGILNEAISDMEID; encoded by the exons ATGGAGGGTTCTGTGAATGGTGCAACTGATTTATCATCAGAGATGGAAGTTGATGCTTTCAGAAGACTTTTTCCTTTACGGTTTCACGAACGACATTTGATCGAATCCGTACGGCCCGATGCTAGACCACTTACTAAAGCTAGAGACACTTCATTGGCTTTAG GTGCTGTGGCATCTGCAGATGGATCAGCATTAGCCAAAATAGGCTGCACT ACAATGTTAGCTGCCATTAAAATGGAAGTCATGACACCTGCAAAAGAAACACCCGATGAAGGCTGCATAG CCATCGAGTTCCACATGCCTGCAATTTGTTCTCCTATCGTTAGGCCTGGCAGGCCTGCTGAGGCTGCACCTGTAGTATCAAAGCAGTTATCGGATACTATCATAAG TTCTGGGATGATTGATTTAAAAGAATTATCACTGGTCAGTGGTAAAGCTGCTTGGATGGCATACTTG GATATATATTGTTTGGATGACGATGGTGCCCTATTTGATGCTGCTTTATTTGCTGCTGTGGCTGCATTCTCTCATT TGCAAATTCCGGTAGTGTCATTGAATGATGACGGAAGAATTGTGGTTGTTTCTAAAGATAACGAGGGCGATAAAGTAAAAAACGAACCGGTTAATGAGGAGAAAAGGAAACTTAAGTTAACAAACGTTCCATTTGGGTTAACTTGTATACTTCACAAAAAGTATATCTTGGCTGATCCAACGGCTGAAGAAGAATCGATCATGGAAACTATGATAACAATTGTGTTGGATTCATCTTATCAATTGGTGTCATTTTATAAACCAGGTGGCCCGGGTCTTGCCTTTGAGTCCGTGATCCAG GATTGTATTGCATTGTCAAGACAAAGAGTGAAAGAGCTTCATGGAATCCTAAATGAAGCCATTTCTGATATGGAGATCGATTAA